atagttcaataaataaaattttagaattaaccCATTTATTCTCACTACAAATTCGttggaaaattaaaacaaaactataAAGAaaacttcttttctttcttttgaagATAACTATAATGAAAAgtatcaaaattgaaatatataattatggaTGTGACCCAAAATTAGCCCTAAAATACATTTGGTTATTTATGTTCCATGGGCTACTTTGTTCTTTTGGGTCCGAAGAATTGTAGATGCAATAAACCCATATcatctatatctatatatgaGTTGGTATCATAAATTAATAGGGAGtttggaaaaaattaatataccCAAACTTTAAatgatacttttattttttaaaacacataacctttaaataaaataattaaaaattatacatcCAAGAACCAATCACGACAGGGCAAAGTTCGAACAATAAACTCGACTAGCGTAATTTGAACTCAAGTTATACTTGAGACAATGAACACCCTTAATCATCAGGCTATTACATGGATTCGTTAGTTTATGTCGGgagtaattttaacaaaaattgtagttaacaaattaaaaagttaagaGGTAAAGTTTGGGTTGGAGTAAATGTGTTGGTGTGTCTTACCATATcctaatcatatttaaaatatttatatttgtatacaTGCTGTGTTTTGAGTCAAATTTGCCAACAACAATTAAAATAGGCCACCAAAGGGAACCAAAAAGGGCCacttttatttcatgtttgttatatttcatgttttgggtctGGAAAACTGGCTGTTTGAAAGTCCAAAACTAAGAGGCTTGATGGTACCAAGGGACATGACAAAATGCCAAAATCAAGTATAAAATGCTTATTTCATTTGGATAAATTAACGAGGACAAATGTAGGAAACAACTTCTTTTTTCTAATAAGAGATAGGGTCATATAAATCTACTTTATAATTCACATGtgaatttacttaatttacatCAATGATGTTCCAATTTTAGTTTaggtaataaattatataatataatcttTAGAAAGGGGGCAAACTTAGTCTAAGATCAAGCTTTGAATGTTTGAGTTCGAGTCCAATCCATACTTTAAACCAAGTTAACGttttactcaaatttattttctaaatctaatatttttatccagaCCGTGACTCAACCATcgaaaaaaacctaaatttagAGCATTGAAGGTAGATCTGAAGCTTACATTGTGGGCAACATGGACATGATTAATTATAAGCTAGCAAGTAAACCAAGGTAGGGGTAGATTCTGTCTTGGACCAAATTGGAAGCTAATTAACAAGGCTACTTTCCAAGAAGAGATTTTCAGCTAAGGAATGCTATTAATTACCTCAATTATTTTGAGAttgactccaaattttcaacCCTTGTTTGAGTATTATACCAAACTTTGGTATtcatttcaaaatctaaaaatctTATTAATTTCATCAGAATTATTATATGATAAGcatgaaatttacttaatttttttatgtagatATAGAaatattaaccatttttatagtTTGAAATAGCAAATTTTCGTTGACCAAATCGATCCGATCCAGTTCAATTCTTAAATCATCTAGGTTCAATGTACATAAAAGATATTGTAAATGCAATCACAATTACAAGCATTAATACATCCGAATCAATCATTACAATACGCAATCAAACGATAATCAAAAtatatctcaaaaatatttacacgtaatcaaatttaaacataaaaatcaaatctaAGATTTCAAATATcccaaaacatcaaatttaatttagttgttatttataatgtaGAAAGGGttaaaaagtagaaaattttaatttggaacaTCAATCTCCAAGGATAATGCTATTCCTAGATTCTTCATAATCTTATATTCTAAAACAAAATCATTATTGTCAAGTCTTCTTGAGTGGAAATAGTTACCCAAGgagataaaattcaaaatttagggtttttcttgtattaattacataaataaataaaattactacaTAAATCCTTCTATGTGTTACAACTTTTTTTCTTGTGAAAATCTCAAGgaaaagatttattattttcattcgtTTGATAGAAAATATGGGAATTAAGTGTAGTTGTTATTTTGGTATTATTATTAGTGTATTATCAGCTGTGAAATATACAGTTGGGCCATACATGCtttgatagtaaaaatatttttaagaaaagaaaaataaatctaaatttgtACAGCTTTTGCATGTGCCACCATCATGCGTAAATACCACGCAAAGTTTTATCCTTTTATtccaatttatattttataattaaataaataattgcttttttaatttaaaattttatccaataaatctaaattttcaCATAATCTATAAgacaaagttttaaaattatattttattcaatatttttatataaaaaaacaaaggttAATAATAACCCACAAAGTGATGGGCAATGAACCATATCTAGTTATGGGCAAAGGTGATGTGAACAATAACTTTACCCaccaaatttcaaaacttcAAACTTCTAATCACCAATATTATGATACATTGCAATGTCATATTCAATCAATAGTAGGCAGTTATGTGGGGAcataaatacaattatttaattttttttaaagaaaaaaaaaaggcccTTCAAGTTAACTCCTTCACTAAGCAATTTCTTAATTATGACTAGTTTTGGTGAATTTCAAGCAGCCTTTCCCAACATAAAGTAAGGTATGATTGATGTAATGTCATTAATCTAAactatattatattattgaCGTAATGTCAGTTTATTACACCTAACATTTTTTCATCATCTCTTTAGTTTATTACTATATCATTctttgtttgaaaattatacTTAAAGCTACCACCAAACTTCTAAATCTACtctaaacatattaattaatgattaagaAACAACCTATTAGTCTATTACATACCTCAAATCTTGCTGTGGGTAAATTATACccaattaattattgaattacgcgtaaatttttgttttggtcatttcattatttaaaattttttatttaacttattaggctgttaaaatttatgatatACGACTTTATTTGCTCGTATTATCTGTACCAATCGAATACTCTCTTTTCCCTTCTCttctaaagtttttttttttcatgaaacaactttagaCATCACAAATTTGCgaactaaattttaaacaacttttttctcCCATTTTCGACATTGACTCTTAGATTGGCTTGGATTTAAGTTATGTTATTCGACTTGACAATGAGTACTGATCCACCGTACCGACCATCGGATCGTCGCTTGGAGCTCGTTGGTGGAACTTTTCTCAGATTGACCCTAAACTTTATTTgcaattaatataaattgatcACTAATATGTGATATATAAATTGACCCTTAAATTTAACAACTTTTTTCAAATTGACCCCTAAATATTTTTTGGATCATATTGGTCCCTAAAGTTGGCATCTGTAACACAGATTGGCCCCTTATTTCTCCACGTGTCACTCTCATACTTGCCTACATCagaaaattattcaaaaacaaaCTATGTTAATGTAGGGATTAATCTGTGTAACGAATACTAATCTTAGGGACCAAAATGAtgggaaaaaaatttaggggcCAATTTCAGGGTCAATCTATATattcagaaagaaaaaaaaaagggaggcATAAGAAACAGTTGaagcattaaataaaaataaatgaaaagtgaGTGTtggaaagagaagaaaagcaCAAAATTCAAGTAAAACAAGAGAATCTCCCTGGTCTTAAGGGTGGACTTTTTTTAGGGGAAACGAAACCGACTCATCtttacacaaaaacaaaacccatttcacttgttttaagtttataatttggtgtaattatagtATCAATAATGGGATCCcttaaaaggaaagagaaacTAAAAATTGCATAAAGCAAAGATATGATAGACTGTCCATAAATCCCATTATTTTAACCCTAAATCCAAAGCTTATCTCGTCCTTGAGAGAATTAAGAAGCATCCCTTTTTTGTACTTTAAGAAGAATAAATTATagcttttttaatataaaatattagtcTTATCAGTTTATATCAACCATTATTATACTGCACAAACAAACATACAAAGTGTGCTAATTATTCtgcaaaagaaaattgaagtcCCTTCTTCCTTTTTGGGTTATTTCTCCCAACATCTTATTGCATACAACTATTGTAACAAAGATGGCAACCTTAATTGTATACATAAAAGTATTAGTATAAAGTTAATGGgggtattttaatattaattatcagATACAAGTTCTACAAcactttttgcttctttttgtGAGACAGACGATAATGATAATGGAAGCTATTCTCCTTCTTTTAACTTGGATTAAGGAAAATGTTAATAGATTCAAAGGgggttttaggatttttttcACTGTTTGGAAACACAGAAAACATGGAAGTTTATGATCCCAAAGAAGAACTGAGATTCTAAATCAAATTCCCTTTTGGATTGCAAAGCAGCTCTTAATTCCCAGGTTATATATTAGCAGCAACGTGATgatccttaattaaactaattaggaaCAAAATGAAaggaacaaaatttaaactaataaacAAAGTCCCTTACTCTATATCTAAACAGATTATTATCTCCCCCCCATGaggtataaaaataaaaaagaacaatgaagctgatcatcatcatcaccaacAGCAGCAtcaagaggaagaagaagagcagCCATTAGTTCCAACATGAGCAACACTATCAGTTTCGAAGTGATGGTTCAGATTCTGACCGTTGTTGTTGCTGTTGTTATGTTCTTCATGGTTGAATCGAACacttccatttccatttccatttccatttccatttccattccCATTCCCATTCCCATTCCCATTCCCATTCCCAATTCCATCTCTAGTTGAGGACCCTCCATTGGCTTGATCTTTCTTCCCAAAAGTGTTCTTATTGTTATGCATCCAAACTTTTAAAACCCCTCTATCAACCCCAACTTCACGGCAGAATTCTTGAATATCTTCTTCATCTCTTTTCTGGATTTTCCACCCAATTTTCTCAGCAAACTCCAGCATCTTATCCTTCTGGTACTGAGTGAACTTAGTTCTGAATCTTTTCTTTGAGTTGGAACCAAGATTAGCAGTGTTTGGTGTCAGCCCACCAGCTGGTAAATGGGAGTTTGTAAGACCTCCTGAAAGAGCTAAAAGCATGTGGGGAGCTGAAGGGTAGTAAGATGATGAGATCGGTGGTGGGGAAGCTGAGTTAGGACTACGATTTGGTTGACCTGCCGTTGCTGGTGGTGGCGGATGGTGGCGGTGGTGAGGCTGGTATTCTATTGTTGGGGTAGCTGTTGTGGGTGGTGGGTCATCCGGTTCGCGGCGGTGGAAGTTGCGGTGGCACCCACAAGCAGCACATTTGAGGGAAGTTGGGTCAGTTGGGGTGGCTGTTGGCGACGGCATGAATTCACCGCAACCGTCTAAAGCATGGCCGCCTAAGCTGGCTGCATGGTTCTTCAGACATTCTTTGTAGGTTATGACGATGGGTGGCGCTTGgtagtggtggtggtggtgaggCTTGTGACGCTTGAGAACACCGTTGGTGAAAGATACAGGCTTGGTGGGTTGGATCCGAGTTGGTGTTTCAGTCACTGGCTCAGGCTCGGGCTCAGCCTCTGGCGATTTTGGTGCGGTGCTTGCAAGAGCTATATCCATGGCTTTAACATCTAGAGTTAACaccaagcaaaaaaaaaaaaaaggtaaaaattaaagaaaaaggctaaaaatgaattttaaaaggGTTTTGAAGATGGGTTTTATGagaaatatttgataatatgcAAGAAATTACGAAGCTTGgtaatgaaaaaggaaaagggataGAGAAACGGGGGAAAAAATGGGTTCTTCTCTCTTGGGTTGTTAAATGGGGGagatgaaggaaaagaaagggTAGGAGAGGAATAGGAGAAAGAGGGGAGTGATGATTGTTGATAATTGAAAAATCTATGTTTTTGTGGTTCTCCTTCTTAACCCTTTTTCTAACCCTAGTTATAATCCATGGTTAAGTTGTTAACCCTCTTGGGGGTTAGATATGCCTGTGTAATCCTGGTAAATATTTAgcatttcatgtatttttttttaacctCTTTCTCCATTTTACTCTATAAGATTTATAACTCCTTCGTATACATGTTTTAGTATATGAGTTAATTCAATCGGTAGTATTAAACTATTTCCACGATTTATTTTCAGTAAAGAGATAAGTTTTCGCttattttgaactttaaaaGTTATTACTCGGtagtttaaattcaaaattaattattatactaataacTAAATGAGACATAAGAGAATTAAAAAACATGTTCAATTGGTAATGTTATTATTATGACAACTAGGAAGATGTATATTCTAACGGGATCAAGCacctttttttcatatttaaaattaaaatttattaataagtgaaattacattttacttaaattttatttaataatgaggTTAGCAAATTGGATAAACAGAAGCGAAAGAAATGAGTACAACattgttgaaaattaaaatgagttatacattcttgttgttttattttctaataaagttatttaattaaatttcaattcaataatcaaccatgcttttatgttttataccactaaatgaaaatttatgctaaaggtttctttttaataaatattttttaaattaagaaatatgactaaaggattaaataattaattaatttattgtcGTATCATTGATTCATTTCCAAAGCTTAAACTTTGGACATAGACAGGCATATGGTTAaaatttgatgagaaataataataaatttatttttattaattttttgaaaagagttaatttatctatttaattctgattaaaatattaatttttaatcatattgGTCTCCCAGCTTGTATGGAAGTCCGTGTACATGTACTTCATGCTAACACGGtgctatatatattatatgcggcgttaataaatgatttaaaaattataaaaaaatttcaataaattattataaaatacatgtagactgtcatgtttaaaaatttaatattttaaagaaactctttttgaaaaattaatgattaaatttgactattttaaaaaattgagagcCAAATGTAGTTTAAAAAGTGTAAGagtcaaattgacaaaagaaataaatattaaactacTAAAATTGACATTATATCcttcaatttaatatcaattaacaattttagCAAAATTGTTTTAGcatttatatgaataaattagattcaatataattaaaagcaaacatatatgtttatagaaagtaattaaactaaaatataaaaccaaCATCACAACATTTTGAGTTGATGTCACGAGTTAGTCGGATATTAATTCAGTTATAAAATTATGAGAACATTCTTCCATTATTTAAGagtattttactttttcaattaaaatcaataaaaatatgcatatggtgATATTTGAattgcattaaaaaaaatactctgtcattcaactaaaattttattttatatttatagacacTTTGTTACCTTCACCAATTGtttatatctatactattatttaagtcatGGATTGAGTTGCTGTCACGAGTTAATCAGATAACTCGGTTAGAAAAATTACGAAAACATCCTcccatatttaaaataaaaatatgcatattgtgGGATTTAAACCCACGTTAGTTGGATtgataaaaacttaaatttatcactaaaccaaattgttattttaacgtatttatatacattttatcttaatatacacaatttatctCCCTCAGTTGTGTATATTAATAACgttattaattgagttaaaCTGTTGATGATAAGATcatgaaaaacaataaaaatacatttagtATTAGTaatctaatatatttttgtatttaaattttattttactggAAAGAGAAAAAGGATGATATAAGATGAAGCGTGTGAGGACTGAGTTGACACGGGTAAGAATGAATGAAAGCATTGGAAAGAGAGAGAAGAAATGACCTGCAATTTCTGATTTCTCAGGCATTGACTGTATCCCCTCTTAAATTTGTCAAGTGACCTCCTCAGTGGACCAccctcttttctatttttattcctttttactttgaaattatttcatttttttatccaccgaatttatcaaaattcaagtgggtttttaaattttcaaaacatttaccttttctctaaaattataaaagaataaattttcaaaaattcaataaaataatgcttaatttttaataatatattaaacagttttataatttcaattcaaatcttACATAACTCATTACAAAAATTTGGCAACTAAATTTTggatatttatcaaatattcccaattaaaataataaaataaaatatttataagttctaatttaaatttttctgttttaaaaaaatttcattataagtgtgttaattaattattttgacaaAAACGTCTGTgtatataataatattgcaattctttaataaaaattgaagcaTTGGTTAACAAATAAGTTTAAATACTCGTACTATCTCTGTACACTTCAAACTATTCATTTTTccaattataattataacatcgttaataattttttattaaatttgtatacaagacattttaatattgattatttgttagAGTTGTATGATCTGAATCTGAATCCGTGTAGAACTATACTTCTTCTATTAAACATTGATTATGATAGGGTTGTTTAACCTTTAATACCGGTGTAGTTAAAAACCTCTTGTATTGTTGTTTTCCAATATTAGTGAATTTCTCTTATTCTACCCGTGatttttctcgaaatgaattttccatgtaaaatctGTATGctcttaattttctttcttattattttgcGATCATTCCTACTATTATTATCGACatgtaatataaaaatatctaaattcaaaaaacaaaattcGAGTAATAACACATATTCAATGGATGATTGGAGTAGCTACGAGGACTGGTAAGTGCCATGgcctttgaaaattttgaaaatcttccatacatttaagaattttattaaaaataatatttattgtttcaGCATCCTATTCAAGACAGGGACTATTCTGGTGTTTGTccccctatattttttttaaatttatttaaatggaaTACTTTCTATAATGGGGTAAATTTGTATTTGGTCCCCTAAATGTTGATTTTGATCTCTTAAAAcctttttaattcaaatacatatttagattaattattaaattaatataattttctttttccaatgtaatatatattaacaGGTACTTTTtcccaaaacatatatatttcttatattgagattttaatccttttaacttGTTTACGTATGCAAGATGAATGGTAATAcctgaaaattaaaaagaaattttattctacaaatttcatataggtttgtaataataatattatatataatatttaaaggTGTTTGCGGGTTAGAGATTAATTCTCGGATGGGAGAaacttttttgtttgttttctcaATGTCTAAATAAActtgtttaatatttaagatttattttatattgtttttattttaaaaatatgtttaaaatttaaataacaaaaataattttaaatttaaaaatgagtaaattcaaattttaaaggcttatttcataataatttttattttaatatttatgcttatttatatttattgttttgccCTTGCACATGTTCaagtttcaaatttaacataagTTAACATTATTATCGCTggctttaatttttaaatgtgtatttAGACATCAAAAAGTAATTA
The sequence above is a segment of the Gossypium raimondii isolate GPD5lz chromosome 4, ASM2569854v1, whole genome shotgun sequence genome. Coding sequences within it:
- the LOC105780140 gene encoding zinc-finger homeodomain protein 9; the encoded protein is MDIALASTAPKSPEAEPEPEPVTETPTRIQPTKPVSFTNGVLKRHKPHHHHHYQAPPIVITYKECLKNHAASLGGHALDGCGEFMPSPTATPTDPTSLKCAACGCHRNFHRREPDDPPPTTATPTIEYQPHHRHHPPPPATAGQPNRSPNSASPPPISSSYYPSAPHMLLALSGGLTNSHLPAGGLTPNTANLGSNSKKRFRTKFTQYQKDKMLEFAEKIGWKIQKRDEEDIQEFCREVGVDRGVLKVWMHNNKNTFGKKDQANGGSSTRDGIGNGNGNGNGNGNGNGNGNGNGNGSVRFNHEEHNNSNNNGQNLNHHFETDSVAHVGTNGCSSSSS